In Saccharicrinis fermentans DSM 9555 = JCM 21142, a genomic segment contains:
- a CDS encoding tetratricopeptide repeat protein gives MNHIKRLHIIIITFYLGSIFFHSYSKENQTSTNANSSLNSSTNMLNTNTEANTEEKLYKLHQKLAHLRNTKDTANAIQCLIAITDIYRFRGNYNESFDKLWDALLMAENTRDNISQIHIHRNLGILYNIFNKDSMAIKHLQWSIQNSKHSNISKHKQHSQAIQSYFSLATVYSNNHEYDLALSYLDSCHLLNPTSFQPFVIAEMGSIYLRKGQLSIAEPLLNKANKYFVDNDANYQIVTCSFLGDLKQKQNKPDSASFYYSQSYQTIKKKKAYLEYKPQVLKKLAAIHLTQNKPRLAYSLLQEGNMISDSLFNAKSQQNSQLFEIKNKYKEALIEKEKTILQQNNEIKQKNKIQLILSISFVLLLLFGITATILIKVKNRLKKLDLQQQLEKEKNNAVLEVKSKELTTYALQLIDKEQALNELLHIIKETAPNKYPSLRNKFIKGNQNLWEEFNMRFIKVNDNFYKHLREKHPDITPTEQKHCALIKLNFDSTEMAKILNISVQSVHTSRYRIRKKIGLTHEESLSNYIGAL, from the coding sequence ATGAATCATATCAAGCGTTTACATATTATCATCATTACCTTTTATTTAGGTTCTATATTTTTCCACAGCTATTCAAAGGAAAATCAAACATCAACAAATGCGAATAGTTCATTAAATTCTTCTACCAACATGCTTAATACAAACACAGAAGCTAACACAGAAGAAAAGCTATATAAACTACACCAAAAATTAGCACATTTACGCAATACAAAAGATACAGCCAACGCCATTCAGTGCCTAATTGCCATCACCGATATCTATCGTTTCAGAGGCAATTATAACGAATCATTCGATAAATTATGGGATGCCTTACTGATGGCTGAAAATACACGAGATAACATAAGCCAGATACATATCCATCGAAACTTAGGAATTCTTTATAATATATTTAACAAGGACAGCATGGCCATCAAACACCTTCAATGGTCCATCCAAAACAGCAAACACAGCAATATCAGCAAGCACAAACAACATAGTCAAGCCATACAAAGCTATTTTAGTTTAGCCACCGTATACAGCAACAACCACGAATATGACTTAGCATTAAGCTATCTGGATTCCTGTCATTTACTCAATCCGACCAGTTTCCAACCCTTCGTAATCGCCGAGATGGGATCCATCTATCTACGAAAAGGACAACTGTCCATCGCTGAACCCTTATTAAACAAGGCCAATAAGTATTTTGTGGATAATGATGCCAACTACCAAATTGTCACCTGCTCATTTTTAGGTGATTTAAAACAAAAACAAAACAAACCAGATAGCGCATCATTTTATTACTCTCAAAGTTACCAAACAATAAAAAAGAAAAAAGCATATCTAGAATACAAACCACAGGTACTAAAAAAATTGGCAGCTATCCATCTGACACAAAACAAACCCAGACTCGCCTATTCTTTATTACAAGAGGGCAACATGATATCCGACAGTCTGTTTAACGCAAAAAGTCAACAAAACAGTCAACTTTTCGAAATAAAAAACAAATACAAAGAAGCTTTAATTGAAAAAGAAAAGACCATACTACAACAAAACAATGAAATCAAGCAAAAAAACAAAATTCAGCTTATCCTTTCCATATCATTTGTTTTGTTGTTACTATTCGGTATTACAGCAACCATACTTATAAAAGTCAAAAATCGATTAAAAAAACTCGACTTACAGCAACAGCTAGAAAAAGAAAAAAACAATGCTGTACTGGAAGTAAAAAGTAAAGAACTAACAACGTATGCCTTACAACTCATAGACAAAGAACAGGCTTTAAACGAATTACTACACATCATCAAAGAAACAGCCCCAAACAAATACCCTTCTTTACGCAATAAATTCATCAAAGGAAATCAAAATCTGTGGGAAGAATTTAATATGCGATTTATTAAAGTTAATGACAATTTTTACAAACATTTAAGAGAAAAGCATCCTGACATTACACCTACCGAACAAAAACATTGTGCATTAATCAAACTAAATTTCGACAGTACAGAAATGGCCAAAATACTCAACATATCGGTACAAAGTGTTCATACCTCGCGTTACCGCATCCGGAAAAAAATAGGACTGACACATGAGGAAAGTCTTAGTAACTACATCGGAGCACTATAG
- a CDS encoding glycoside hydrolase family 3 C-terminal domain-containing protein encodes MKRVLLFAFVICCFCLGYGQQVDFSFENDALPLEERVDILVSQMTTEEKIGQLLNGAPAIPRLNIPDYDWWNEALHGVARNGKATVFPQGIALGATFDPELAYRVASAISTEARAKYSVSQRMGNHSKYTGLTFWTPNVNIFRDPRWGRGQETYGEDPFLMAQIGVSFVKGLQGNHPVYLKTAACAKHYAVHSGPEEFRHTFNAEPTQQDLYETYFPAFEALVKDAKVEGVMGAYNAVLGEPACANSFLLKDVLREQWKFDGYITSDCGAIGGIAWKQKYVKSAPEAAAVALKAGVNLNCGSTYQYLNEALKLGLVTEDLIHERTKQLFKTRFRLGIVGNPGDNLYAKIGPDKIHCAEHVALAREVAQKSIVLLKNKDNTLPLSTDIKVPYVTGPFANSGDMLMGSYYGISPNLVTVLEGVADAVSLGTSLNYRSGALPFHKNINPKNWAPNVAKESDVTICVVGLTADFEGEEVDAIASGAIGDKVDLRLPQNQIDYVKQIADVKKGPLVLLIASGSPVSLEGIEEYCDAILQVWYPGEQGGNAIADVLFGKVSPSGHLPLTFPVNVNQLPPYEDYSMKGRTYKYMTQEPMFPFGFGLTYSKTKLSGLVLESNKIKKSENLILSVEVSNAGDYDIDEVVQLYVCPLDTTGGLPLKSLKAFKRIALRKGTHQQISFNVSADQLKVVNEKGEKIWKKGRYKVVVGNASPGELSVKLGAAVPQEAFVELR; translated from the coding sequence ATGAAAAGAGTATTATTATTCGCATTTGTAATCTGTTGTTTTTGTTTGGGTTACGGGCAGCAGGTAGATTTTTCCTTTGAAAATGATGCATTGCCATTGGAAGAAAGAGTAGATATACTGGTTTCTCAGATGACTACGGAAGAGAAAATTGGTCAGTTACTGAATGGGGCTCCTGCTATTCCTAGGTTAAATATACCGGATTACGATTGGTGGAACGAGGCTTTGCATGGAGTGGCTCGTAATGGAAAAGCAACGGTGTTTCCGCAAGGAATTGCTCTAGGTGCCACTTTTGATCCTGAATTGGCCTATAGAGTGGCTTCCGCTATTTCTACCGAGGCCAGAGCTAAATACAGTGTTTCGCAGCGTATGGGAAATCATAGTAAATATACAGGCTTAACTTTTTGGACCCCCAATGTTAATATTTTTAGGGATCCACGCTGGGGAAGAGGACAGGAGACTTATGGAGAAGATCCCTTTTTGATGGCCCAAATAGGGGTGTCTTTTGTAAAAGGACTACAAGGGAATCATCCTGTGTATTTAAAGACTGCAGCCTGTGCCAAGCATTATGCTGTACATTCAGGTCCAGAAGAATTCAGGCATACCTTTAATGCAGAACCTACGCAGCAGGATTTATATGAGACTTATTTTCCTGCCTTTGAAGCCTTGGTAAAAGACGCTAAGGTAGAAGGTGTAATGGGGGCATATAATGCTGTTTTGGGTGAGCCAGCATGTGCCAATTCCTTTTTGTTAAAGGATGTGTTAAGGGAGCAATGGAAATTTGATGGTTATATCACGTCCGATTGTGGTGCCATTGGTGGTATCGCATGGAAACAGAAATATGTTAAGTCGGCACCTGAGGCGGCTGCAGTGGCCTTAAAAGCCGGAGTTAACTTAAATTGTGGGAGTACTTACCAATATTTAAATGAAGCTTTAAAATTGGGCTTGGTAACCGAGGATCTAATTCATGAGCGTACTAAGCAATTGTTTAAAACGCGTTTTCGCCTGGGTATCGTAGGTAACCCTGGTGATAATCTGTATGCTAAAATCGGACCCGACAAGATTCATTGTGCGGAGCATGTGGCCTTGGCCCGTGAGGTGGCGCAGAAATCAATTGTGCTGCTAAAGAATAAAGACAATACACTGCCTCTGTCTACAGATATTAAAGTGCCTTATGTAACGGGGCCATTTGCCAATTCTGGAGATATGTTAATGGGAAGTTATTATGGCATTAGTCCTAATTTAGTGACTGTTCTAGAGGGTGTTGCAGATGCTGTTTCTTTAGGAACTTCATTGAATTACAGAAGTGGGGCATTGCCTTTTCATAAAAATATTAACCCCAAAAATTGGGCGCCTAATGTTGCAAAAGAGTCGGATGTAACCATTTGTGTTGTTGGACTAACAGCCGATTTTGAAGGAGAAGAAGTAGATGCTATTGCTTCTGGTGCCATCGGTGATAAAGTGGATTTGCGATTGCCCCAAAATCAAATTGATTACGTTAAACAAATTGCCGATGTTAAAAAAGGCCCTTTGGTGCTGTTAATTGCAAGCGGAAGTCCTGTTTCCTTAGAAGGTATTGAGGAGTATTGTGACGCGATTTTGCAAGTATGGTATCCGGGTGAGCAGGGAGGCAATGCTATTGCAGATGTCTTGTTTGGTAAGGTGTCTCCATCCGGACATCTTCCGCTAACTTTTCCAGTGAATGTGAATCAATTACCACCTTATGAGGATTACTCCATGAAGGGAAGGACCTATAAATACATGACGCAAGAGCCCATGTTTCCATTTGGCTTTGGCTTGACCTATTCAAAAACAAAATTGAGTGGATTGGTGCTGGAATCTAATAAAATAAAGAAATCGGAGAATCTTATTCTTAGTGTTGAAGTAAGCAATGCTGGTGATTATGATATAGATGAGGTAGTGCAATTGTATGTTTGCCCTCTAGATACTACTGGGGGACTGCCTTTAAAGAGCCTAAAGGCGTTTAAAAGAATTGCTTTGCGCAAAGGAACGCATCAACAGATTTCTTTTAATGTTTCAGCAGATCAACTAAAAGTGGTAAATGAAAAAGGAGAAAAAATATGGAAAAAAGGACGTTATAAAGTAGTTGTAGGTAATGCATCACCAGGGGAGCTGAGTGTGAAATTAGGTGCTGCAGTTCCACAGGAAGCATTTGTTGAGTTAAGGTAG
- a CDS encoding HU family DNA-binding protein, with product MNKQEFVNAIASESGLSKTDSEKALNATTEAIKNALAKGESVQLIGFGTFSISKRAARTGRNPQTGKEIQIAAKNVAKFKPGKALDEAVN from the coding sequence ATGAATAAACAAGAATTCGTAAATGCAATCGCATCAGAAAGTGGCTTGTCTAAAACAGATTCGGAAAAAGCATTAAATGCAACAACAGAAGCTATTAAAAATGCTTTGGCTAAAGGGGAGAGCGTTCAATTAATAGGATTTGGAACTTTTTCTATCAGCAAACGTGCAGCTCGTACAGGAAGAAATCCTCAAACCGGAAAAGAAATCCAAATAGCAGCTAAGAACGTTGCAAAGTTTAAACCAGGTAAAGCTTTAGACGAAGCAGTTAACTAA
- a CDS encoding peptide MFS transporter — protein sequence MSKQKHPKGLMILFFTEMWERFGYYLMLGIFSLYMIEPTTSNFAGLGFTNMQAADIYGTYLALVYLTPFFGGLIADRLLGYRKSILIGGVLMAAGYIGLAIPDSMGIFYISLLLIILGNGMFKPNVSVLLGKLYEKPAYEALKDSGYNIFYMGINIGAFVCNFVAAYLRISYGWGWAFAAAGVGMLVGVVWFLIGLSRVPEIKEADTISPKRPGDVSMSRLFTVLFLPAFAAAAIGWFIPGTMFGADSTDAFIFFCIPVLIFFFTTWKTADKKTEREPIAALLAVFGVVIIFWAVFHQNGSALTYWAKNNTSREVSGITQSVISTIAKTEDVSTLPRKIKLQGPHGEDLGTKEGPNTYFDNYTKELPKGNLEGKPGDLTDEEWASLSEAQKAEGGKLNLWPTELQASINPGFVVFLTPLVVGVFAWLRRRKKEPTTPGKIAWGMLISAVSWLVMVVAAISSQNGLDKASVAWLFGVYGVITIGELCLSPMGLSLVSKLAPKRIAALMMGGWFLSTAIGNKLSGVLSGLWDLFEKKSYFFLTNALLTAGAFLIILFLMPWLRRVYNQYVD from the coding sequence ATGTCCAAACAAAAGCATCCAAAGGGATTGATGATCCTGTTTTTTACCGAAATGTGGGAGCGTTTTGGTTATTATCTAATGTTAGGGATCTTCAGTCTTTATATGATTGAACCCACCACGTCTAATTTTGCAGGGTTAGGATTCACCAATATGCAAGCGGCCGATATTTATGGAACGTATTTGGCTTTGGTTTACTTAACACCATTTTTCGGTGGTTTAATAGCTGATCGCTTGTTGGGTTATCGAAAATCCATATTAATAGGGGGCGTGTTGATGGCCGCGGGTTATATTGGTTTGGCCATTCCCGATTCAATGGGTATTTTTTATATTTCGCTGTTACTCATTATTTTAGGTAATGGTATGTTTAAACCCAATGTATCTGTATTGTTGGGTAAATTATATGAAAAACCTGCGTATGAAGCCTTAAAGGATTCGGGATATAATATCTTTTATATGGGTATCAATATAGGAGCCTTTGTGTGTAACTTTGTGGCGGCATATCTACGCATCAGCTATGGTTGGGGATGGGCTTTTGCTGCCGCTGGTGTAGGAATGTTAGTGGGAGTTGTGTGGTTTTTGATAGGCTTGTCGCGTGTGCCAGAAATCAAAGAGGCAGATACGATTTCTCCTAAACGTCCTGGAGATGTTTCCATGAGTCGTTTGTTTACTGTATTGTTTTTACCTGCATTTGCTGCCGCTGCCATAGGGTGGTTTATACCAGGAACCATGTTCGGTGCTGATTCTACCGATGCTTTTATCTTTTTCTGTATTCCTGTATTAATTTTCTTTTTTACAACTTGGAAAACGGCAGATAAAAAGACCGAGCGGGAGCCTATTGCTGCCTTACTGGCTGTTTTTGGTGTGGTTATAATTTTTTGGGCGGTATTTCACCAAAATGGATCGGCCTTGACTTATTGGGCAAAAAATAATACTTCGCGTGAAGTTTCAGGGATAACGCAAAGTGTAATCAGCACCATTGCAAAAACAGAAGACGTATCTACTTTGCCGCGTAAAATAAAATTACAAGGACCTCATGGGGAGGATCTGGGAACCAAGGAAGGGCCCAATACTTATTTTGATAACTATACCAAGGAGCTTCCTAAAGGAAATTTGGAAGGTAAGCCCGGTGATTTAACCGATGAGGAGTGGGCATCATTATCGGAAGCCCAAAAAGCAGAAGGTGGTAAATTGAATTTGTGGCCTACGGAGTTGCAGGCCTCTATTAATCCTGGATTTGTCGTTTTTCTTACGCCGCTTGTGGTGGGTGTTTTTGCCTGGTTGCGTCGTCGTAAGAAAGAGCCCACAACACCTGGGAAAATAGCATGGGGCATGTTGATATCTGCTGTATCCTGGTTGGTAATGGTTGTAGCTGCTATTTCTTCGCAAAATGGGTTAGATAAGGCATCCGTAGCCTGGTTGTTTGGAGTTTATGGTGTGATTACCATTGGAGAGCTTTGCTTGAGTCCCATGGGACTTTCCTTGGTTAGTAAACTCGCGCCTAAGCGTATTGCCGCATTGATGATGGGAGGCTGGTTTCTTAGTACTGCCATTGGTAATAAGCTTTCTGGTGTTCTTTCTGGTTTATGGGATCTATTCGAAAAAAAATCCTATTTCTTTTTAACAAATGCATTGTTGACTGCAGGTGCTTTCTTGATTATCTTATTTTTGATGCCTTGGTTAAGAAGGGTATATAATCAATATGTGGATTGA
- a CDS encoding MarC family protein — MNELITFGLLSFTSFFTLINPLGSMPVFLTMTADLEQQHRVKTAKKATVVAFFTIVAFAFSGQLLFKFFGISVNSFRIVGGAIFFVMGMDMLQARLGKVKIKESEIKTYVNDISVTPLAIPMICGPGAITNAIVLMEDADNISMKLMLIFTLLLVMLLTYLIYYSSSRIIKFLGETGNNVMMRLMGLIVMVIAVEFFFSGLKPIILDMMK, encoded by the coding sequence ATGAACGAATTAATTACTTTTGGTTTATTGTCATTTACCTCTTTTTTTACCCTGATTAATCCCTTGGGATCGATGCCTGTTTTTTTGACTATGACAGCTGATTTAGAGCAGCAACATCGTGTGAAAACAGCAAAAAAGGCGACTGTTGTGGCATTTTTTACCATTGTTGCTTTTGCTTTCTCCGGACAATTATTGTTTAAATTTTTTGGTATTTCGGTCAATAGTTTTCGTATTGTAGGAGGAGCTATTTTTTTTGTGATGGGTATGGATATGTTACAGGCGCGTCTTGGAAAAGTAAAAATAAAAGAGTCTGAAATCAAAACCTATGTCAATGACATATCAGTTACCCCATTGGCGATTCCAATGATATGTGGTCCGGGAGCTATTACCAATGCCATTGTTTTAATGGAAGATGCGGATAATATTAGCATGAAGTTAATGCTGATCTTCACCCTCTTATTGGTGATGTTACTTACCTATCTTATTTATTATAGTTCTTCACGTATTATTAAGTTTTTAGGAGAAACGGGAAATAATGTAATGATGCGTTTGATGGGTTTGATTGTGATGGTGATTGCTGTGGAATTCTTTTTTAGTGGATTAAAGCCTATTATTTTAGATATGATGAAGTAG
- the alaS gene encoding alanine--tRNA ligase gives MNASEIRKSFWSFFESKQHQIVSSAPMVVKNDPTLMFTNAGMNQFKDIFLGNSKPFAPRVANSQKCLRVSGKHNDLEEVGRDTYHHTMFEMLGNWSFGDYFKENAINWAWEYLTEILKIDKNILYASVFEGDKDMALDKDMEAFNHWKQHLPEDRIINGNRKDNFWEMGEMGPCGPCSEIHVDLRSEEERKKVPGAQLVNADHPEVIEVWNLVFIQYNRKADGSLEALPAKHVDTGMGFERLCRVIQNKKSNYDTDVFVPIINEIANITNTPYGKKEDTDIAMRVIADHIRTISFSITDGQLPSNNKAGYVIRRILRRAVRYGYTFLGQRQSFMYKLLPALMNSMGDAYPELKKQQELITKVIKEEEESFLRTLATGISMLDKIIQQTKDGNYKVVDGKVAFELYDTYGFPLDLTELILKENDLVINRREFEKEMEAQKNRARSATAIETEDWVLLMEDDVEEFIGYDYLETDLTIVKYRKITVKNKSLYQLVFNITPFYAESGGQVGDTGYIDNGTEKIEIIDTKKENNLIVHLAKKLPKDLKSDFKAVVNRDKRQNIANNHTSTHLLHQALKEILGTHVEQKGSLVHPDYLRFDFAHFQKMTREEIEKVEKLVNQRIRKNFALEEMRDIPVAKAQDLGAMMLFGEKYGDVVRAIKFGDSIELCGGTHVKHTGEIGFFKIISEASIASGIRRIEAVTGVKAEEMIMTQHNLLLAIQDMFKSSGNLQKNIESLMADNSKLSKDLDGIKRNFINMKKRDLVDSAIDINGIKIITATVDPVLGDKLKDLAFQLKKEMNEFVAVLGANVNNKPQLSVITSDQLAQSGKLNAVEVIRDCAKEIQGGGGGQSFFATAGGKNPAGLDSAIERAKAFVTEKLQ, from the coding sequence ATGAATGCTTCTGAGATAAGAAAAAGTTTTTGGTCTTTTTTTGAATCAAAACAACACCAAATTGTATCTTCAGCACCTATGGTGGTTAAAAACGACCCTACCCTCATGTTCACCAATGCAGGTATGAATCAGTTTAAAGATATTTTTCTTGGAAACAGCAAACCATTCGCACCCAGGGTAGCCAATTCACAAAAATGCCTGCGTGTCTCCGGTAAACACAACGACCTGGAAGAGGTTGGGCGTGACACATATCACCATACGATGTTTGAAATGCTTGGAAACTGGTCGTTTGGTGATTATTTTAAGGAGAATGCCATTAACTGGGCTTGGGAGTACCTGACTGAAATTCTTAAAATTGACAAGAATATTTTATATGCTTCGGTATTTGAGGGTGACAAAGATATGGCACTGGATAAAGATATGGAGGCTTTTAACCATTGGAAACAGCACCTACCTGAGGACCGAATCATCAACGGGAACCGTAAAGACAACTTTTGGGAGATGGGTGAGATGGGGCCCTGTGGACCATGCTCGGAGATACATGTTGACTTACGAAGCGAAGAGGAACGAAAAAAAGTACCCGGAGCCCAATTGGTAAATGCAGATCACCCTGAGGTGATAGAAGTATGGAACTTGGTGTTTATACAGTACAATAGAAAAGCAGATGGCAGTCTGGAAGCACTCCCAGCCAAACACGTAGATACAGGAATGGGTTTTGAACGCCTCTGTCGCGTTATTCAAAATAAAAAATCAAACTACGACACCGATGTATTCGTGCCTATCATTAACGAGATAGCCAACATAACAAATACACCTTATGGAAAAAAGGAAGATACGGATATTGCCATGCGCGTCATTGCCGACCATATCAGAACAATCTCCTTTTCTATTACCGACGGACAGTTACCCTCCAACAATAAGGCTGGTTACGTGATTCGTCGTATATTGCGTAGGGCTGTTCGTTATGGATATACTTTCCTAGGACAACGCCAGTCGTTCATGTACAAATTACTACCTGCTCTCATGAATTCCATGGGTGATGCCTATCCTGAATTAAAAAAACAACAAGAACTGATAACCAAAGTTATTAAAGAGGAAGAGGAGTCATTTCTACGAACTTTGGCCACAGGAATTTCTATGTTAGATAAAATCATCCAACAAACCAAAGATGGTAATTACAAAGTAGTGGATGGTAAAGTTGCATTTGAACTATATGATACTTATGGATTTCCATTGGATTTAACAGAACTGATACTAAAAGAAAACGATCTGGTGATCAACCGCCGTGAATTTGAAAAGGAAATGGAAGCACAGAAAAATCGGGCCAGAAGTGCTACTGCCATAGAAACGGAAGATTGGGTTCTTTTAATGGAAGATGATGTGGAAGAATTTATTGGTTACGACTACCTGGAAACTGATTTAACAATTGTAAAATACCGCAAGATTACAGTCAAAAATAAATCCTTGTACCAATTGGTTTTTAACATTACGCCCTTTTATGCAGAAAGCGGTGGGCAGGTAGGTGATACCGGTTATATAGATAATGGCACCGAGAAAATAGAAATTATCGATACCAAAAAGGAAAACAACCTAATTGTTCACCTAGCAAAAAAACTACCCAAAGATTTAAAAAGCGACTTTAAAGCTGTTGTTAACAGGGATAAACGTCAGAACATTGCCAACAACCATACAAGCACACACCTCTTACACCAAGCGCTAAAAGAAATACTAGGTACGCATGTGGAACAAAAAGGATCACTGGTTCATCCTGATTACTTACGTTTCGACTTTGCGCACTTTCAAAAAATGACCCGCGAAGAAATAGAGAAAGTTGAAAAGCTGGTTAACCAAAGAATACGTAAAAATTTCGCCTTGGAAGAAATGCGCGACATCCCCGTTGCTAAAGCCCAAGATCTTGGTGCGATGATGCTTTTTGGCGAAAAATACGGCGATGTTGTTCGAGCCATTAAGTTTGGCGATTCCATTGAGCTCTGTGGAGGCACACATGTTAAACATACGGGTGAAATCGGCTTCTTTAAAATTATCAGCGAGGCATCTATTGCTTCAGGCATCAGACGAATCGAAGCGGTTACCGGTGTAAAGGCCGAAGAGATGATTATGACACAGCACAACCTATTGCTGGCTATTCAGGATATGTTTAAATCATCTGGCAACCTACAAAAAAATATAGAATCACTAATGGCCGACAACTCCAAGTTAAGTAAAGATCTGGATGGTATAAAAAGAAACTTTATTAACATGAAGAAACGCGACCTGGTAGACAGTGCCATCGATATAAATGGTATAAAAATAATAACAGCAACCGTAGATCCCGTATTAGGCGACAAATTAAAAGATTTGGCTTTTCAACTTAAAAAGGAAATGAACGAATTTGTGGCTGTATTGGGGGCCAACGTCAATAACAAGCCCCAATTAAGTGTTATCACCTCAGATCAACTTGCACAATCAGGGAAGCTTAACGCCGTGGAAGTCATACGTGATTGTGCCAAGGAAATACAAGGTGGTGGTGGTGGCCAGTCTTTCTTTGCAACTGCTGGAGGTAAAAATCCTGCTGGTCTAGATTCTGCCATCGAAAGAGCCAAAGCCTTTGTCACAGAAAAGTTACAATAG
- a CDS encoding M23 family metallopeptidase, with the protein MSKVKFRYNPETLSYDKIETGFKYYLSRIFFGFFFGAVLGLVFFFAYSYVIESPKVQRLERENARLTTQFDILSKRLDETVKVLDDIQRRDENIYRVIFQADSIPQSIRKAGFGGVNRYEPLEDLDNAELVISTAKKLDVIMKQAYVQSKSFDEIIEMAKNNEKLIKCTPAIMPISNKDLKRTASGWGYRIHPIYKTRRFHSGMDFTAPTGTDVYATGDGKVSKITREKTGYGNRIEIDHGFGFRTLYAHLSAFNVKLGQKVKRGDVIGFVGSTGTSTAPHLHYEVHVKNKKVNPSHYYFNDLSAEEYEEMIEISSNSNQTFD; encoded by the coding sequence ATGTCAAAAGTTAAGTTCAGATATAATCCCGAAACATTAAGTTACGATAAAATTGAAACCGGGTTCAAGTATTATTTATCGAGGATATTCTTTGGTTTTTTCTTTGGTGCCGTATTGGGACTGGTGTTCTTTTTCGCCTATTCGTACGTGATCGAAAGTCCCAAAGTACAGCGTCTCGAGAGAGAGAATGCCCGATTGACAACCCAATTTGATATATTGAGCAAGCGATTGGATGAAACAGTCAAGGTACTGGATGATATTCAAAGAAGAGATGAAAATATTTATAGGGTTATTTTTCAGGCTGATTCTATTCCGCAATCTATCCGTAAGGCCGGTTTTGGTGGTGTTAATAGATATGAACCTTTGGAAGATTTGGATAATGCAGAATTGGTGATTTCCACCGCTAAAAAGTTGGATGTCATTATGAAACAAGCTTATGTTCAGTCTAAATCTTTTGACGAGATTATTGAAATGGCCAAGAATAACGAGAAGCTGATCAAGTGTACTCCGGCCATTATGCCTATTTCCAATAAAGATTTGAAACGTACGGCCTCGGGGTGGGGCTACCGTATTCACCCTATTTATAAGACACGACGTTTTCATTCAGGAATGGACTTCACGGCTCCTACCGGTACCGATGTGTATGCTACAGGTGATGGTAAGGTGTCCAAGATTACCCGTGAGAAAACAGGATACGGTAATCGTATAGAGATTGACCATGGTTTTGGTTTTAGGACGCTTTATGCCCACCTCAGTGCGTTTAATGTTAAGTTGGGCCAAAAAGTTAAAAGAGGAGATGTGATTGGCTTTGTTGGCAGTACCGGAACATCTACCGCACCTCACCTGCATTATGAAGTGCATGTGAAAAATAAAAAAGTGAATCCTTCGCACTATTATTTTAATGATTTATCTGCTGAAGAGTACGAGGAAATGATAGAGATTTCATCTAACTCTAACCAGACTTTTGATTAA